The segment AATCTTGTGAGGactgttaaaattaattcacaatTATGGTCTACTATTAACGGGGACACCCTTATATTTGACAAGCTATTATTCCGCAAAGGATAAAAGAAAAATCACATAACAATTTCCTTTCGACGAAGCTTGTGGTTAACAATTCTAATTCAGTCAAAACTTATTAagctgagccgagatggcccagtggttagaacgcgtacatcttaaccgatgattttgggttcaaacccaggcaagcacaactgcattttcatgtggttaatttgtgtttataattcatctcgcgctcggcggtgaaggaaaacatcgtgaggaaacctgcatgtgtctaatttcaacgaaattctgccacatgtgtattccaccaacccgcattggagcagcgtggtggaatatgctccaaaccttctctgtatatatatatatatatatacctgaggagaaaacgtatttaatatcgtctaatcactgtattaattgattcaataatcgtacaccacaaaaatatcaaagggttacaataattcatctcgattaagagcaaatgggtttgcaagcaaccatcgcattcgagtcgcttgtcaaaacataacggctcgcgttgccatgacacttacaactccattcggggtgacccgctcttaaaagtaaatcataaacattattgccaactactcgattcattaattatctaaatccacaaccaaagtaaccgcgctccgttatatatatatcgtgcctggaagtcaacgagtatCAGCTCCACGCTTTATTGAATGCAGCCTCGTTTGCGCACAAACTCGCGTACTATAGTATGTCTTGCGTGGTTGGCTGTACTCCCTTAAGATTACCCGCCGTGCTCGAAATCGATCAagatgacattattattattattattgtcaaatgACGACACTTCTTGAAACAGAACAACTAagtaccactgctgggctaaagccatCATTCAGCTTCTCATTTCTTAGGAGCTTCCGCGATGCACCTTCACCGAACACCACTAATAAACTAACGCATATGAATTGCTCGGATTTGAAACCGCAATATTGAATTAAGATTCACTTAAACCACTGGACCCCTGGGCTAAGCTAAGATCATTGATTACACGTGTTGCATATGTTTACCCATTATTAGGATAATAACCTCGCGATAGCAACAATGTATTGACGCTTAACTTTGACCCTAGGTCACCTAGAGATACCTAATTACGTCTAAGTCTACGTTACATACTGGAAAACGTTTGCTGAGTAATTCGTACTGATGTTCGACACATTACActcgtgtaataaataaatatatatataataaataaattccaacTCTTGggttgacactttatttttgcaCCACACTAATTTAATTCGAGTTGGTGGGTAACAGTATGCAGCCGATACACAGCATGTTCCTGCCCCATTAactatgagataaattataaattaagtacgTGAAAATTCAGCGTTGCCTGCCCGAATTTGAACCTTCAGTTAATATTGACGTGTTTTAAACATTGAGATATCTCGGCTCCTGTTTTTATCAGTCTAATTGTTAGCCATCATCTGCGATTTTGTAAAACAACTAAACCAAAAAGGCGTATGCATATTGTGttgaaaaaagaaacaaaaattaaaatattcatataaaaacttctttaaaaaaaactgacatCGGGATGAAGACGTAACGAAGTCAACAGatatgtaagtaaaaaaaaaaaaaaaattaatagacaATCCTTTTTTTCTTAGACACGTGTTTTAGTATTTAGTGGATACTTCTTAGGtaggtaattattttaaggACGTCGTAAAGATTTATTCTACAAAAACTCGTTATGCTTTTGTGAGGATTCGTAATAAATCTGAAAGGACGAAATTGTTAGGGGatggtaattttattacattttgttagtTTCGGTTTTACTTGTTGACTGACTATCACTAACTTAATTATAACTACCACTAAACAGTaatgatttgtattttagtgATCTAGTGTAATTTCGGGTACAAACAATTGAAGTTTCTATATTTCCCGCCAATGGGCAACCACAATGGGCGGGAAAACGCACACACTACTAACACTGTATGTGTTAATAGTGTGTGGGTTTCCTCAGCTTTCctacattaaataaagtatcttCGCGTTGTTGAAAAATATCTTccaaattatgaataattaaaaatatataaaaacaaattcagctataaatcaaacatttaatttatttaaaaatggtgtatcaaaactttataatttctataataggttagtatttcttacaattttCATATAGTCCCTGGGggattatatgaaaatattttttttatcaataaaaacggctgtataaaaaaaatttgaatgcacttaaaaatgaaaataattttaaaaaggtaaGGACGCTAAAGTcccgaattaaaatataataaacaaatagcaTAGGATATGTAACATTATATTACAGCGATataatatagcctattccaatcgaagaacgaattaatataaagaaaccttagatttacgtattccatgcaatttgctaatattGTTCCCTACTGACAGatcttgattaatatgtctttatttataatacaacactgctccacttaaatacttatatccaaTTCAATTTTCCTCCCAAATTTCCGACAACAGCTTCGTCGATCAAAACACAATTTGTTCGAAAATccgtaatgaatatcatagataatgcaagctctcgaccaatgttGTCGCGTCAATTCGATATTAAATGTCCTATCCGATCTGTAGGTCTCCTATGCACGTCCTTTATGACCCCGTCGACAGACTTACTGCCGACAACTCAACAGGCAAACAGACAACACACACCGACCCCGCCGGCGGGGTGGAGGTCCCTTATTCTTACCGACTCGTCGACGCCTCGGCGTACGATGATGGATGCACACGTCATTCCTCTCTCCCGTCGACGACGGCGTCCTAAGCCGAGGTCCGGCCTCACAGGAGGCACCGTTAGGACGCGCGTATTCTGAGCCCTTCAGTGCGTTCTCAACGTCAAAAGTTGAGTAGTTTATCTCGCCTACcccgcccggtgacgctgtagaggccattagggccaacagcaatacacaatttgaaaaaaaaaaacaatatgaaatgttgttaatttgaGTTTTGTCTTCTTTTGGTTTGATTAGACATGCGTCCGATATAAATTGACCGTTTTACTGAAGGCGCGAATTTCAGACGAATTTTGAACTTAGAATACTAACTcgtatgaatttttttttttatataaatatttttgttttttttttaacttaattatgaATAAGCTCAATGCCTCCATAAATATGgttcattgaatttaaattcaacaaGGAGGTATGTGTATATTAATATCTTGCTACAAATTTAAGCAGTTCTTATTACACATCAATATTACGGacataaacattttgtttttcatcAAAAACATATTCCCTCTCTTATTTAGGCAAGCGTTTGAAATCACAACCtagattttcaaaaaataaaatccattgTCGTTAACGTTGACATACAAATGGGTACGGCTTAATTCCAAAATCGAACCGAATCAATCGAACGAAGTGACTATGGCATCTTTACGCGACCAGTTCACTGTTAATCTATTACAGACTTAACTGCGTagataagttaaaatatataaacaacagCTATAAATTAAGCGAGCGGTATGTATCCAGATTGGAATGCATTAGTGATGCttagaaatatgaaatgtttatattaacgCCTTAAACTAAACTTTAAACGAACAAAGCAATGTCGTCTTCGTACGTCCAATTGACTGATAAAACCGAAAcagagaaacattttttttatgaataattattgtatatttagcaGTAAGACCGTGATACGACGATAGGGTAAGTATTCATGaaggatttataaatatatatacctttattattaatcaagaattAACAAAGAGAATACCAGTTCCTTTTTGGTAGAAGGAACaatcgaaatatttattcaattgtagtttaacataatatagcaaatatgttatataacattACTTTAAAAGATATTACAATGTACACAATTTTTAGTTCAAGTGTCTCGCGCCACTTGTGGGGAAAATCTCTCTACATGAAAAAGTACGTACTTCTATAGTCTAACCACAAGAGgataaaagacaaataaacaatatttgatacCGAATTGTCTctatatcattggtcgagagctcgaataatctatgatatttactatggaCTTCCGAAAAAATGACCTTTTTAACGTGTCGTAGTATCTTAGTAGAAGTCTATTAATCTCATACAGAATACCAATATCCAAATTTATATAAGTGTAcgcccgtcccgacttcgtatggaattttatttacttcccgatTGCGGCGCCCCCTACCGGGTCCAAGCTTAACTAAGATATTACCACCCTTGTGGcttacaacaatactaagtagtgtTTTTAAGTGGTAGAATGAGTTTACCTTACcttttacaaaatcaaatcaaaattaaactaACCGATTCCAATAATGggattaataattgtattagcTCGGACATAATAAACTACTTCGTATAAGTAACAAGTGACTAAAAAAACTTTACGTGTGTCATGCGTGAAAtaggcaaaaaaatattaaaagccaattaaatgaaaaatgaataaCTGAACCCGAATAGTATATTATGGCGCCAAAAGACAGTAAATATGTTCAAGCATGTTTTGCGGCTAGTTACCAACATTGCTGTACAATTTTAATCCGTATTCCAATGACATAAAGAAAGTTTCTATGGTGATCGAATCGATATTTTATGGTGGTTGTTGTAAACACATGTGTAGTTTCAGTGAAGTTTTTTCGCTATCCAGGCAGCTCCCGTGTTATTCCCAATGAATAGCCCAATCAGTGCGGTCGTGTAACCCTTCGTGAGTGCACAGATAATATTAGGACAAGTGTCATTTTGACAGCGCGCCATTTTGTGATTTTTGAATTGGaaaattttaagtgtttttctATTTGtggtaagtttaattatatttattttcgtgtctataatttgtttttagaactttctattttattttaatcaaccaattttctatatttatcctttaataaatatttaaaaaaccaatATTAGTTTCAAATTGTATGTTTGGTTAACTATTATTATGACCAAATTCATTTGAATGAAACcaagacgaaaaaaaaaacattttctatttcacttggtttttctttttatttactttttctttttgcttaaatttacttttagtaATTCGTTATATCCTTATTTTatgtgaatatataattaaatacattgaaaacatttttctttcaaaattgttatgtacatagataagaaaattaatttacaacataaaaGTATATACTACAAAAACTAAGCAACgtacttataataaaactaccGACACTGAAAAAAAACGCTTCCTCAGTTTCAATATAAGGTGGCCAAGAAGAACACGTGTTGCGAAATTCGTAATaacaatagtaattaattttataattcgcAGATGCGCGGGCCACGCGAGATGTTGCTCGgagaaagtttatttttataataatagcaaacCATATGCGGCGAACCGAGTACACGCCACATGTCAATTACATCCACCTCGATAGTGGGATTACTGAACTTTATTAGGCGAATGAACTTAAAACCATGGCTGATTATGATCTCATACCTTGCTATGACGACGATGAACTCTTTCAAGAAAGAAATGATAACGTCACAGACCTACACGCGTACTACATGTCTCAGTTTAACTTAGAACTAGAAAACGGtaagacaaaacaaaaaaatgataGCTTTAAATACGGAGTCGAGGAAAGTTTCGATTTCAAAGTATTGAATAATTGGAGtaacacagataataataaaactgacttCGAAATAGTAGACGAAGTTATAGAGAATAATATAACTGATCAAAACatcaaagaggttttattagATTTGGATAGTATAGAATTTGACGATGGCAGTTTTAAATCAGATTCAGTTGACgacaataaaaaagttaattctaATTATGAACCGAATAACGATTACATTGATGATGAATCATTGATTGACGAACTTTGTAGAGAGGATGGGGAATCGTGTCGGTTAACGCCAGATGCATTTAATGATGATTATTTAAAGACaagtaatgaaaatttattgccATCAATAGAGACTGCATTTGCGAAACGTTATTGCTATAATAATTCAGACAATGCTGATGAATACAATTTACAACAGAACGTTTATGACGAGAACACGAAACAAACCGCAATTAATAATACACAAGCTGTAAGCAGTCTTGAACATTACAGTTATCCAAATAACATACTGTATAATTTGGATAGCGAAAAGAAGTACATCTTACCTGATACACCAACAAGTTGTACGGAATTCAACTTTGATAGAAATACGAGGAAAATTTCTATATGTGATTCCATAGAGAGTGATGTACAAAGTGCAGGGTACTATGATGAAAACTCTGAGAATTTTGATGAGGACgaactttttattaatctaGACGATTTCggtttgacattcgaaagagaTGAAGCAACCAATTTCGATAAGGGAGTCAGTGAAAATGAGAGAAGATCAGAGAAGGAAAAAGTACAAGGTGAGTAATGAATCGTTAAGCAGCTTCTTTGACgcattaagaataaaatttgaaGTTCAAGTTACCGcttaatttttatagttttatatatttataatacatgttataattttttggtCCATCATAGTGTTTTGTAATAATGGTAaaaaatttacctttttttcatattaatttatatttctttgcttttattaattaacacaaataaGTCATTTAATTTGTGGAAGTAGGTATGATTGAGTTTCTTTTCCGttaattacaaagtatttttctGTAGAATCTAGATTCCGAGctaatagtaaatttatacttaatttaatgttgttaaataataattcaagtgcttgtataatattatcacaaaattaatttctattgaTTACGAATCATATATAACGATttgtttcgaaattaaaataattggtaaCAATAAATTAGACCCGTCCGCTTCGTTAGCTACAAATCCGTCCAACTATTCAAGTGTGATTGACTATCGAACAGATatatcgcttttataatataagtaaaacacACTGTGATACATCaatcagtaactatttttaattatataaacgaagTCCTTGCATCTGctgaaaattgtaatttaaaaaataatattctgttCCCTTTGAAAGTCGCCGATGCATTAAGTaaagaataaatcaatttatcatTGTTTATGTTTTAGGTGAAAGGGTATGTTTATGGGAGCACTGTTTTGAAAGATATCCGAATCAAAACACGCTCGTGGAACACATTGAAAGAGCCCACGTTAACACTTACAAAGGTAAGTTTGAAATGTTTACATTCTCTTGTAAACATTAGACTAAACATATATCAAGTTCTTGAAACCATATTTAATTAAGCCGATCGTCTTTTTTATTCTCCTTTTTCttcttctaataaataattatcttcttTTCGTTGGTATATTAATCATTTGATTGAGATGAAATTTTGGGGAGTACCGCGTTCATCTACGAAGGTTTCCAAGCCCTAAAAAATAGAttgttatacattatataaaccacaaataatatgtgataaaaataaattgcttgttttagtattgttgtaataGAAGCTTgtgaaaataacaaaattagaaaaaaaataatcttaatagtGATCATTATGGTGATAGTCTTATTAAGAAATATCTTGTATATCTTGCGTAATGGTGGTTTTggataaagaaagaaaatattattttcagaaaaaaaagcttataaatttaataaataataataaaataattatgaatactaTTTCGTTAAATCGCATTGGAAAAAAAACGTTTATCTAAATTTCCAAAAAGTACTATTTTGGTGCTTCAGCATTTCTTCCGTTCCAATGACGATATAGTCTAGACCTTGGGAAGATTACAAAAATAGGATCTCTTAAATCACCACAACTACATCAGTGTCATGAATCATTCAACACAATCATATTGCACATTTAAAGATGACACAACCTTACTaagaatagtatttttatatggaattatttttttaatgtacagtGATTAAATTATACTGAAATTCCATTGAAGTCTGAGtaacaaacttataaaaatttaactgaATTGGATTTCATTTGAAAAAGAGAATAACTATTCCTTTTACTTCTGTTTCTTCTCGATATATTCTTTATCCTCAACATCTTAATCCTGTAACATGATTATTTAAAAGCTATAAGAGatggaatacaaaatattattaacaaaaaataaaaaaaatagtagcaaTGATCCATTTTAAGGAATCACTAATATTGGTATTTAATAGTTCCTTAAAAGGTTTTGGAGTGATCGAAGCTGAAGCTTAAAGTTTGTACTAGGAGTAGGGACTGcgaatacgataaaaaaaaaccactaagGTTTTTTTAAGCCATGTTAGTATTCTTTTTTTGGGGTGGGTGGgtgatgcttattttttatttttatcatataaattaaatacgagaagtattttatattatgcgaATAATTGTATGTGTTTGTTGTTGTATCATAATCGTATAcccaaaaaaaacttttgtatttGTTGCTATCATTAAATAATCATGTTCTTGTCTTACGTTGCCTGgtatacaatttgtaataaaaaacaattttcaggTGACGAATTCAGCTGCCTGTGGCGAGACTGCGCCCGCGCAAGACGTCCCTTCAACGCGCGCTACAAGTTACTCATACACATGCGCGTGCACTCCGGACACAAGCCGAATAGATGTCATGTTAGTTGAATTActcatttcatttgattttttatttgaaataaatagatggatggattgtgtgaaagatgttgtggctggaaagaatgttacttgtgagatgacgtcagatagggaagtatggaagaagaagacatgcttcgccgaccccgagtaaattgggataagggaaggaggatgatgatgatttgattttttatttcataatttccgaagtcttaaatcataataacaaaacaaatttagtcTGATATATAGTTCTctcttttatttatcatttacgaTTTTCATCACCTCTTACTAAAACTGGTTAtccttattaatttactaaaatttaccGAGTCGTATCTGAGACGTATATTTTTCTAGTACGATagaaatttcttaatataaggGGTGAGCTCCAATTAACGATAGGTGGCTGTACCAAAATGAATACAGCTTGCTGTTCTTTGCTGGTTCTAAAATCTTGGAATTTTAATGGTTTCATTCAATTCTTCatcatccatactaatattataaatgcaaaagtagctctgtaagtctgtctgtctcgctttcacgcccaaactactggaccgatttaaatgaaatttggtacacaaatagtctagaaaCTGAGAAACATAGACATAGGACTACTTTGTAATTggaaaaaatgctgtaaagggttgaaaaggggttgtaagttgttgaaagtattgtcatttttagaactagacgcataaaacttatattttacgcTGTTAAGTGTACAGCGTAaattaacatatcatgacacccactaaggacggaactttggaaattctacccctaaaggagtgaaataggggttgaacgtttgtatggaagtccgttattttaaagttagaagcacgaAACttaaagaggtcttacattaacagctagtatatatatatatttgatcaaGCAATTTTGATCAAATATTTGAAGAGTTTCTAACATCCCAGAATACATAAGGACCGTAAAAATTGTGACCAAAATTAACCTTCTTCAAATTATTCTAGCACCCTGGCTGTGGCAAGGCGTTCTCCCGTTTGGAGAACCTGAAGATCCATGTTCGCTCTCACACTGGGGAGCGTCCCTACGCCTGTCCCGCGCCGCACTGTAGAAAAGCCTTCTCCAACTCATCAGATAGGGCAAAGCATCAACGAACACATTTTAACGctgtaagttttttttgtaatattgatttattttattcctaaaaACTGAAGTGTTATACATTAGggtttttatagaaaaactcATATATATACGATGTATGTATGTGCATTCTATTGGTGTCTGTATTTCCTAAGCATTACGAGCATCTTCAAGGCataagtgaaaatatattatacagacaAGGATGTTCTACCTTAGATTACATCAAATATTTACCATCAGCCtcgagtaatatatataatagatacaaGGCCGCAGATCCTGGTTCTAACCCTGGTTTGAACATATGAAAGTTGTTGGATTTTCCgtcgaaaattaaattaataaacccaCAGTTCCGTGAAAGCTAGTTAAGCCTTGGACATGACTTtctgacgtgacgtgacgtgataAAACAGAGAGTGTAtatgtgtttgtgcacacatttGTGCATTATAAAGTCCTATAGTTAGCTAGACAGAGAGACCATCGAGACCGAAATTAGTCAGCAATACCCACCAATATTTATAATGCGTACGcctgtaatcaataaaaaaattcaatgaatgAAAGCATGCGACCCAGAATTGCTCATTAGTTTAGATAACACTAACCACTATGTTATTGGGCGTTATCTAAGCTTATTAGCAATACAGCGCCACTATGTTGAGAAtattattacatcagctatttatatatatttaagagaatGAACATAGCAAAGCATCGTGATGTACGTAAAAGTCTGAGTATTTAACTCATGAATATATCAAAGATGCTTATTGTAAACGATGTTATTACGATCATAGACACAGAAGGTCATAAGATATTCAAAATTCGATACAAAAGAACCAGGTGCACGTATctacaaaattacttttaattggtCTCCACCTTATCAGTAAATTTCGAAATAGAAATTGATAAATCGCTTTTGATGCGAAATCAGAACAGTAGTAGTATTTCCATTAAAATTGGGAACATGTTTAATGTTGTGCCTATTCCCTGcctattttagttaaaatataattcttatataaaatatttcttatatttaaatatcggtttggct is part of the Vanessa tameamea isolate UH-Manoa-2023 chromosome 26, ilVanTame1 primary haplotype, whole genome shotgun sequence genome and harbors:
- the LOC113398399 gene encoding zinc finger protein GLI1-like, producing the protein MADYDLIPCYDDDELFQERNDNVTDLHAYYMSQFNLELENGKTKQKNDSFKYGVEESFDFKVLNNWSNTDNNKTDFEIVDEVIENNITDQNIKEVLLDLDSIEFDDGSFKSDSVDDNKKVNSNYEPNNDYIDDESLIDELCREDGESCRLTPDAFNDDYLKTSNENLLPSIETAFAKRYCYNNSDNADEYNLQQNVYDENTKQTAINNTQAVSSLEHYSYPNNILYNLDSEKKYILPDTPTSCTEFNFDRNTRKISICDSIESDVQSAGYYDENSENFDEDELFINLDDFGLTFERDEATNFDKGVSENERRSEKEKVQGERVCLWEHCFERYPNQNTLVEHIERAHVNTYKGDEFSCLWRDCARARRPFNARYKLLIHMRVHSGHKPNRCHHPGCGKAFSRLENLKIHVRSHTGERPYACPAPHCRKAFSNSSDRAKHQRTHFNARPYACGAAGCGKRYTDPSSLRKHVKSHPHITQVPRTCAPPPRTIRRTEEQLVPSSPAKLTTLRCIRDKLTVPRLQKL